A stretch of Geobacter sp. DNA encodes these proteins:
- a CDS encoding NERD domain-containing protein: MAIVNNLTLYGNQMNSFFIQLLPAVIFLISLIMPLGIALWIRHQRKHRRNPLTAQMLRAPGESISKRIDQLSEDVDLYLTFSSIVPLLCYSNFLTTRYIANSKVSPLSFIVLALGSMAFFGVRLNKAIRQRHNEQLGLDCERAVGQELNQLMLSGYRVYHDFPAENFNIDHIVIGPNGVFAIETKGRAKPKDKSDKKNWSVSYDGQNLQFPNGTEREYLPQARRQAGWLTKWLSSAVGEPVNALPVLAITGWMIEQKKPCDVFLFNGKNPQFISKIRTDAVLCPEMLQRIAHQIEQRCRDVAPQAYKN, from the coding sequence ATGGCCATTGTAAACAACCTTACTTTATATGGTAATCAAATGAACTCATTTTTTATCCAGCTCTTGCCGGCGGTAATTTTCTTAATCTCTCTCATTATGCCGCTTGGCATTGCATTATGGATACGTCACCAGCGCAAGCACCGAAGAAATCCGCTCACTGCGCAGATGCTGCGCGCTCCCGGTGAATCTATCAGCAAGCGGATTGATCAGTTGAGTGAGGATGTTGATTTGTATCTGACCTTCTCTTCGATTGTTCCCTTACTCTGTTATTCCAACTTCCTGACAACCCGTTACATCGCTAATTCAAAGGTATCCCCGTTATCCTTCATTGTCCTGGCACTTGGCTCCATGGCGTTTTTCGGGGTTCGGCTGAACAAAGCGATTCGGCAAAGACATAATGAGCAGTTAGGTCTTGATTGTGAAAGAGCGGTTGGCCAGGAACTCAACCAACTCATGCTATCAGGCTATCGGGTCTATCATGATTTCCCTGCCGAGAATTTCAATATCGATCATATTGTCATTGGTCCGAACGGCGTTTTTGCCATTGAAACCAAGGGGCGCGCTAAGCCTAAAGATAAAAGTGACAAGAAGAACTGGTCGGTTTCCTATGATGGACAAAATCTGCAGTTTCCAAACGGGACAGAACGCGAGTACCTACCGCAGGCACGACGTCAAGCCGGTTGGTTGACCAAATGGTTGAGCAGTGCGGTTGGAGAACCCGTGAACGCGTTGCCTGTTCTTGCGATCACCGGCTGGATGATTGAACAGAAAAAACCCTGCGACGTATTTCTCTTCAATGGCAAGAATCCTCAATTCATCTCAAAGATTCGGACAGATGCGGTTCTTTGTCCCGAGATGCTGCAACGGATTGCCCACCAGATAGAGCAGCGCTGCCGAGATGTGGCGCCACAGGCTTATAAAAATTGA
- a CDS encoding HNH endonuclease yields MTTLTPSLKLFSSLSRAPGAVWTDATKRKAPHKPLLLLAVLDLVHRGVITTPLIDVTADLVELNELFNLYWRRIIPLGQTSSIAFPFSRLSREPFWELVPQPGKTITDAVINNTASVSYLRKYALGAKLDDGLYQVMQSGEGREALREALLLSCFSEEAAAQLREQSVINREAFNYSRLLEEQAHLPLVKEIVEADNYRAAVRDQAFRRVVTSAYDHRCALCGIRIVTPDGHTVVEAAHIVPWSKSKNDDIRNGMALCRTCHWGFDEGMLGVSDNYTVITARTIGIDPNFPGLLAMLSGRGIIPPAERDLWPAPAYLAEHRRGWPL; encoded by the coding sequence ATGACCACCCTCACCCCCTCTCTCAAACTATTCTCCTCCCTCTCCCGCGCCCCCGGCGCGGTCTGGACCGATGCTACCAAGCGCAAGGCGCCGCACAAGCCGCTACTGCTCTTGGCGGTTCTGGATTTGGTGCATCGCGGTGTCATCACCACCCCGCTTATCGACGTCACCGCCGATCTGGTGGAACTGAACGAGCTGTTCAACCTCTACTGGCGGCGGATTATCCCCCTCGGCCAAACCAGCAGCATAGCATTCCCCTTCTCCCGCCTCTCCCGCGAACCGTTCTGGGAGCTGGTCCCCCAGCCGGGGAAAACCATCACCGATGCGGTCATCAACAACACCGCTTCCGTAAGCTACCTGCGTAAATACGCCCTGGGGGCGAAGCTGGACGACGGGCTGTACCAGGTCATGCAAAGCGGGGAAGGGCGAGAGGCGCTGCGAGAAGCGTTGCTCCTTTCCTGTTTCTCGGAGGAGGCGGCGGCGCAGTTGCGGGAGCAGTCGGTCATCAACCGGGAGGCGTTCAATTACAGCCGTCTGCTGGAAGAGCAGGCCCACCTGCCGCTGGTGAAAGAGATCGTGGAGGCCGACAACTACCGCGCCGCGGTGCGGGACCAGGCGTTCCGCCGGGTGGTGACCTCGGCCTACGACCACCGCTGCGCCCTGTGCGGTATTCGCATCGTCACCCCCGACGGCCATACGGTGGTAGAGGCGGCCCACATCGTGCCCTGGAGCAAAAGCAAGAACGACGACATCCGCAACGGCATGGCCCTCTGCCGTACCTGCCATTGGGGCTTTGACGAGGGGATGCTCGGCGTCTCCGATAACTACACGGTCATCACCGCCCGCACCATCGGCATTGACCCCAACTTCCCCGGCCTGCTCGCAATGCTTTCCGGCCGCGGTATTATTCCCCCTGCAGAGCGTGATCTCTGGCCAGCGCCGGCATATCTGGCCGAACACCGCCGGGGATGGCCATTGTAA
- a CDS encoding HNH endonuclease: MTHGKPWTHDELMLAMNLYCKLPFGQLRHGNPLIIEVAQKLGRTPSSLSMKLCNLASLDPYHQARGIKGLSGASRADREAWNEFTANWEQYGVASEERLQQLLGHDVELVKPSASEKSKSKHLLAIKHPPIKPSGPTEKVLSVKTRLGQQFFRQSVLASYNSCCCITGNPVPELLIASHILPWGEYPEQRLNPRNGLCLAQTQDAAFDKGLITLDENYRLVLSPYLREYLPNDSLTRNFLDYEGKQIMMPEKFPPDAEFMQTHREEVFLHS; the protein is encoded by the coding sequence ATGACCCACGGCAAACCTTGGACACATGATGAATTGATGCTGGCAATGAACCTTTATTGCAAGCTTCCGTTCGGCCAGCTTCGACACGGAAACCCACTGATTATTGAAGTCGCGCAGAAGCTTGGCAGAACGCCGAGCAGCCTTTCCATGAAGTTGTGTAACCTCGCATCGCTGGACCCATATCATCAGGCCCGTGGCATCAAAGGACTGAGTGGCGCGAGCCGTGCGGACCGAGAAGCTTGGAATGAGTTCACTGCCAACTGGGAACAGTACGGCGTGGCCAGTGAAGAGCGGTTGCAGCAACTGCTGGGACATGATGTCGAATTAGTTAAGCCTTCCGCATCTGAAAAGAGCAAATCAAAGCACCTATTAGCCATCAAACACCCTCCCATTAAGCCTTCCGGACCTACTGAGAAAGTCCTCTCCGTCAAGACCCGCCTCGGCCAACAGTTCTTTCGTCAAAGCGTCCTTGCCTCCTACAACAGTTGCTGCTGCATAACCGGCAACCCGGTTCCGGAGTTGCTGATAGCAAGTCACATCCTTCCCTGGGGCGAATATCCGGAGCAGCGTCTCAATCCGCGCAACGGCTTGTGTCTTGCCCAGACCCAAGATGCGGCGTTTGACAAAGGGCTCATCACTCTGGACGAAAATTATCGTCTCGTTCTCAGCCCATATTTGCGGGAGTATCTGCCTAACGATTCCTTGACGAGAAACTTCCTAGATTACGAAGGCAAGCAGATCATGATGCCGGAGAAGTTCCCGCCGGATGCGGAGTTTATGCAGACGCACCGTGAAGAGGTGTTCTTACACTCATGA
- a CDS encoding DUF1311 domain-containing protein, giving the protein MSMFTRINKGLIAIAAALQLAVGLAAGPAHGASFDCAKAKSVMEKTVCADPKLSKLDEEMATAYAGAKVELKDRPKELKKLIASQREWLSGLNPRKSPCATKPDCLTNSYQTRIKELHNVSAFARATSPTAVGPTQEEIIQLLNKQLEQLKTLVRSAKKIQIDAPLNRSQTPVCKEVWKKLPQATVPVPTEFANTSQQKWALFEKVRQMAYDNQKLYFAQGKTVKDMSKYKKRFDLFWGISSNELELDARRNSVYMIFARPDTSAGFKHPIAVQILPDLKRDSLTLGTTELSPDGLRANSSIYAYSIEFYEVNDIGEKDPMPYSDYAGILSIGNEAMSWKLVDHGLGNKFLTFVPTQHFQDGQHYFCNFEFNINK; this is encoded by the coding sequence ATGAGCATGTTCACCAGAATCAACAAGGGATTGATTGCAATAGCGGCTGCGTTGCAGCTGGCTGTGGGATTAGCTGCCGGGCCGGCACACGGGGCAAGCTTCGACTGCGCCAAGGCAAAGAGCGTGATGGAAAAGACCGTCTGCGCCGATCCGAAGCTGTCAAAGCTGGATGAAGAGATGGCCACAGCCTATGCTGGGGCCAAGGTTGAGTTGAAAGATCGTCCGAAGGAGTTGAAGAAGCTCATTGCAAGCCAGCGCGAGTGGCTGTCAGGCCTGAATCCCCGGAAATCTCCCTGTGCAACAAAACCTGACTGCCTTACAAACTCTTACCAGACACGTATCAAAGAGTTGCACAATGTTTCCGCCTTTGCCCGCGCCACATCCCCCACGGCAGTCGGCCCAACACAGGAAGAGATTATCCAACTGTTAAACAAGCAGTTGGAGCAGCTTAAGACACTGGTGCGCTCAGCGAAAAAAATACAAATCGATGCTCCACTAAACCGAAGCCAAACTCCAGTATGTAAAGAAGTCTGGAAGAAGCTTCCCCAAGCCACCGTGCCAGTTCCAACCGAATTTGCCAATACTTCACAACAAAAGTGGGCACTATTTGAAAAAGTACGGCAGATGGCTTATGACAATCAGAAGCTCTATTTTGCTCAAGGTAAGACGGTGAAGGATATGTCCAAATACAAAAAACGATTCGATCTCTTTTGGGGAATAAGCTCAAACGAACTTGAGTTAGATGCGCGCAGAAATTCTGTTTATATGATATTTGCCCGTCCTGATACAAGCGCCGGATTCAAGCATCCAATAGCCGTTCAGATATTGCCCGATTTGAAAAGAGATAGTTTAACGTTGGGGACAACTGAACTGAGCCCAGACGGACTAAGGGCAAATTCTTCAATCTATGCTTATTCCATAGAATTCTACGAAGTAAATGATATCGGTGAAAAAGACCCAATGCCATATTCAGATTATGCTGGGATATTATCTATAGGTAATGAAGCTATGAGTTGGAAACTTGTAGATCATGGATTGGGCAATAAATTCTTGACCTTTGTGCCGACACAACACTTTCAAGATGGCCAACATTACTTCTGTAACTTTGAATTCAATATCAATAAATAG
- a CDS encoding DUF1311 domain-containing protein, producing MSMFTGIKKGLIAVAAALPLAMGLAVGQAHGASFDCAKAKSVMEKTVCADPTLSKLDEEMAAAYAKAKTEVKDRPKELKKLVSSQREWLTGLKPQKSPCAARTECLTNSYQTRIKELQYTSAFARATSPTAVGPTQEVVMQRLNEQLEQLKTLVRSAKSVKSEAPLNRDKVQVCEEVWKKLPQATVPVPTEFANTSEQKRNLFERLREMAYDNQRLYFTQGNTAKNIAQRKINLDYKWNEYNKNIELGKRKDTVYQLYNNTQNINGFKQPIIVKILLDIEDNGLSIERKRLGPDGVWLFTPGLSSVAFSEEFYNEIYEDNHTMTPSDNAGLIALNYNVLFWDLKNNVETGVDISIRPVLDPQTEQELLCTYNIK from the coding sequence ATGAGCATGTTCACTGGAATCAAGAAGGGATTGATTGCCGTAGCAGCGGCGCTGCCGCTTGCTATGGGATTGGCTGTCGGACAGGCACACGGGGCAAGCTTTGACTGCGCCAAGGCCAAAAGCGTGATGGAAAAGACCGTCTGCGCTGATCCGACACTGTCGAAGCTGGATGAAGAGATGGCTGCTGCCTACGCTAAAGCCAAGACTGAAGTGAAAGATCGCCCGAAGGAGTTGAAGAAACTCGTTAGTAGCCAGCGCGAGTGGCTGACCGGCCTGAAGCCCCAGAAATCTCCCTGTGCAGCCAGGACAGAGTGTCTCACAAATTCGTACCAGACACGGATCAAGGAACTGCAGTATACCTCCGCCTTTGCCCGCGCCACATCGCCCACGGCAGTCGGTCCCACCCAGGAAGTGGTCATGCAGCGGTTGAACGAGCAGTTGGAGCAGCTTAAGACCTTAGTGCGTTCGGCAAAAAGCGTAAAATCTGAAGCCCCCTTAAACCGTGACAAAGTCCAAGTTTGCGAAGAAGTCTGGAAGAAGCTTCCCCAAGCCACCGTTCCCGTCCCGACTGAATTTGCCAATACTTCTGAACAGAAGCGGAATTTGTTCGAAAGATTACGGGAAATGGCATATGACAATCAGCGACTATATTTCACACAAGGCAATACAGCTAAGAATATAGCACAACGGAAAATAAACCTAGATTATAAATGGAATGAATATAATAAGAACATCGAATTAGGAAAACGTAAAGATACAGTATACCAACTATATAACAATACTCAGAATATAAACGGCTTTAAACAGCCGATCATTGTTAAAATATTACTAGATATTGAAGACAATGGACTATCGATAGAGAGAAAACGGCTTGGTCCTGACGGTGTTTGGTTATTTACTCCAGGCCTTTCATCTGTAGCATTTTCAGAAGAATTTTATAATGAAATATATGAGGATAATCACACTATGACTCCATCAGATAATGCTGGCCTTATTGCACTAAATTATAACGTCTTGTTTTGGGACCTCAAAAATAATGTCGAAACAGGTGTGGACATCTCTATACGTCCCGTCCTAGATCCACAAACTGAACAAGAATTACTATGTACATATAATATTAAGTAA